The following coding sequences are from one Xiphias gladius isolate SHS-SW01 ecotype Sanya breed wild chromosome 14, ASM1685928v1, whole genome shotgun sequence window:
- the dipk1aa gene encoding divergent protein kinase domain 1A, translated as MAKGLFPRAWVKKSFYFQARISCVRVKYLFLTWLTVLVGSWVLYVQYSTYTELCRGHECKNAICDKYRRGIIDGSACSSLCDKETLYMGRCLSILPNNQVYTGSWGDHDGIIRCRLGEVVHYELGEEPEPRRETPVFDKPTRGTSVEKFREMVFNHLKSKLGEQTNLASLVGQILSVADGNRDGRVSLPEARSTWALLQMDEVLLGLLLQDRGHTPRLLGYCGDLYMTERVPYGPLYGLSLPWPLVSWVPSSLQRTMDQWFTPSWPRKAKISMGLLELVEDIFHGTYGSFLICDLTAAHFGYTDRHELRLTNTRAVVPEDEFRRTMRVLKCETDADCVYGVDCRTTCDVSEKRCREEPVQPNLAKACGALKDYLLRGAPSVMREELERQLYACVALKGNAGQMNMEHSLILNNLKALLWKQISHTKDS; from the exons ATGGCGAAGGGTCTGTTTCCACGGGCCTGGGTGAAAAAGTCTTTCTATTTCCAG GCTCGAATCTCCTGTGTTCGGGTGAAGTATCTGTTCCTCACATGGCTGACTGTGCTAGTGGGGAGCTGGGTGCTCTATGTGCAATACTCAACCTACACAGAGCTGTGCAGAGGACACGAGTGCAAGAACGCCATT TGCGATAAATACAGGAGGGGAATCATCGATGGCTCGGCCTGTAGCAGTTTGTGTGACAAAGAAACACTCTATATGGGCAGGTGTCTGTCAATACTGCCAAACAACCAG GTATACACAGGAAGCTGGGGAGACCATGATGGGATCATCCGCTGTAGGCTGGGGGAGGTTGTTCACTATGAGCTGGGCGAGGAGCCGGAGCCTCGTAGAGAGACCCCTGTGTTCGACAAGCCCACCAGAGGCACGTCAGTGGAGAAGTTCAGAGAAATGGTCTTTAATCACCTCAAG tCTAAGCTTGGAGAGCAGACTAACCTCGCCAGCCTTGTTGGCCAGATCCTGTCTGTCGCCGACGGCAACAGAGATGGACGGGTGTCACTGCCAGAAGCCCGCTCTACGTGGGCCCTCCTGCAGATGGACGAG gtgcTGCTGGGCCTGCTGCTCCAGGATCGTGGACACACTCCCCGGCTCCTCGGCTACTGTGGGGATCTGTACATGACAGAGCGAGTCCCCTACGGACCCCTGTATGGTTTATCTCTACCTTGGCCGCTGGTATCCTGGGTGCCGAGCAGTTTGCAGCGTACTATGGACCAGTGGTTCACTCCTTCTTGGCCTCGCAAAGCCAAGATCTCCATGGGTCtgctggagctggtggaggacaTCTTTCACGGCACCTACGGCAGCTTTCTCATCTGCGACCTCACCGCAGCACACTTCGGTTACACTGACCGCCACGAGCTCCGTCTCACCAACACCCGAGCGGTTGTTCCCGAAGATGAGTTCAGACGCACCATGCGAGTACTGAAGTGTGAGACGGATGCTGACTGCGTGTACGGGGTGGACTGCCGGACGACGTGTGACGTGTCAGAGAAACGGTGCAGGGAGGAGCCGGTCCAGCCAAACTTGGCGAAGGCATGCGGTGCACTGAAGGACTACCTGCTGCGTGGGGCGCCGTCAGTGATGAGGGAGGAACTGGAGAGGCAGTTGTATGCCTGTGTGGCTCTCAAGGGTAATGCTGGACAGATGAACATGGAGCACTCACTTATTCTCAACAACCTGAAAGCTCTGCTGTGGAAACAGATCTCACACACTAAGGACTCGTGA